The following coding sequences are from one Liolophura sinensis isolate JHLJ2023 chromosome 12, CUHK_Ljap_v2, whole genome shotgun sequence window:
- the LOC135479832 gene encoding collagen alpha-1(XIV) chain-like: MQDAKDAVTNIRYLKGSTDTAAALRLTANTMFNTFRGARGDNSGVSKIGKSNGRQVIPSGKSIILTDGQSNSPGDTSHAAQQLRDAGVSLFAVGIGKDVDVSELNTIASDPDCSHVFELAGFDEVIDFVEQIRRLACKEPAQLKLGSDIIRTLQAGQNMFLTFVADVNKGIKIDIATHMGEVELYLSAKTKNPNSASHQWKCRGNMHERGRCFIPPGQLKKLVRDGRTRISVYAGYVADEAELARFYTIITADGNKDVYSVVLTVALICVKFLLS; encoded by the exons ATGCAGGAT GCCAAGGACGCGGTTACTAACATCCGCTACTTGAAAGGATCCACAGATACAGCTGCGGCTCTGCGACTGACGGCAAATACTATGTTCAACACTTTCAGAGGTGCAAGAGGGGACAACTCTGGAGTATCCAAAATCGGTAAGAGTAATGGCCGCCAAGTGATCCCTTCTGGAAAAT CTATAATCCTGACCGATGGACAGTCAAACAGCCCAGGTGACACTTCGCATGCGGCACAACAACTCCGAGACGCCGGGGTGTCTCTGTTTGCTGTTGGTATAGGGAAGGATGTGGACGTTTCCGAACTCAACACCATCGCCTCTGATCCTGATTGTAGTCACGTGTTTGAACTCGCGGGATTTGACGAAGTTATAGACTTTGTGGAACAGATTAGAAGATTAGCATGTAAAG AGCCTGCGCAGCTTAAGTTGGGTTCTGACATCATCAGAACCTTACAGGCTGGACAGAATATGTTCTTGACTTTTGTCGCTGACGTCAACAAAGGGATAAAAATTGAT ATTGCAACACACATGGGAGAAGTGGAACTTTATCTTTCAGCGAAGACCAAGAACCCGAACAGCGCGTCGCATCAGTGGAAATGCCGGGGCAACATGCATGAAAGG GGGCGTTGTTTTATTCCACCTGGGCAACTCAAGAAGCTGGTTCGAGATGGAAGAACGCGTATTTCCGTGTATGCCGGATATGTGGCGGACGAGGCCGAGTTGGCCCGATTTTACACGATCATCACTGCGGATGGGAACAAGGATGTCTATTCAGTTGTTCTGACCGTAGCGTTAATTTGCGTAAAATTCTTGCTTAGTTAA